From Paenibacillus physcomitrellae, the proteins below share one genomic window:
- the secG gene encoding preprotein translocase subunit SecG has translation MDILLKILLVIFSIGLITIVLLQKGKSAGLAGAISGGAEHLFGKTKARGMELVLERTTIVLAAGFFILAILVAVVE, from the coding sequence ATGGATATTCTGTTGAAAATTTTGTTAGTTATCTTTTCCATCGGTTTGATTACAATCGTTCTTTTGCAAAAGGGCAAAAGCGCAGGTCTTGCCGGTGCCATCTCCGGAGGTGCGGAGCATCTTTTCGGTAAAACGAAAGCACGCGGTATGGAATTGGTGCTGGAACGTACGACAATCGTTTTGGCGGCGGGATTTTTTATCCTGGCAATTCTAGTTGCAGTAGTTGAATAA
- a CDS encoding LLM class flavin-dependent oxidoreductase, producing the protein MLTRLGVLDQSHINEGGTAVQALSDTTRLAQEADRLGYHRYWVSEHHSSRSLAHSSPEVLIAHLASHTSRIRVGSGGIMLPHYSAYKVAENFRLLEALYPGRIDLGIGRAPGGRPLSTRALQEGRYHHGDTYPQQVVDLIAYLNDAVPADHRFPGILAAPSVPTAPELWLLGSSGGTAGLAAEVGASYAFAQFFGTAGGAESIHMYRERFVPSLMEEGPRALAAVMVICAETEEEALDLSSSVSLYFYALETGMELAYLPSVETAKNYPYTPYDLSRIEAARQRRVIGTPDQVKAKLEKLAEEYQTEELLLVSPIYDLEARLRSYQLVAEAFGLQKA; encoded by the coding sequence ATGTTAACGAGACTAGGTGTTCTCGACCAATCGCATATAAATGAAGGCGGAACAGCTGTTCAGGCCTTATCCGATACTACCCGGCTTGCTCAGGAGGCGGATCGACTCGGCTACCACCGGTATTGGGTATCCGAGCATCACAGCTCGCGCAGTCTGGCTCACTCCAGCCCCGAGGTGCTGATTGCCCATCTGGCATCGCACACTTCGCGGATCCGGGTGGGCTCCGGCGGCATCATGCTGCCGCACTACAGCGCCTATAAGGTGGCGGAGAATTTCCGCCTGCTGGAGGCGCTGTACCCCGGCCGGATCGATCTCGGGATCGGCCGCGCGCCGGGCGGCCGGCCCTTGTCCACACGGGCGCTGCAGGAAGGCCGGTACCATCACGGCGACACTTATCCGCAGCAGGTCGTCGACCTGATTGCGTATCTGAATGACGCCGTACCGGCCGACCACCGCTTCCCGGGCATATTGGCAGCCCCGTCCGTGCCTACGGCGCCGGAGCTGTGGCTGCTCGGGTCCAGCGGCGGCACCGCTGGACTGGCTGCCGAAGTCGGCGCTTCGTATGCCTTCGCGCAGTTCTTCGGCACGGCTGGCGGCGCGGAGTCGATCCACATGTACCGGGAACGGTTCGTTCCGTCCCTGATGGAAGAAGGACCTCGCGCCCTTGCCGCCGTCATGGTGATCTGCGCCGAGACCGAAGAAGAGGCGCTTGATCTGTCCTCCAGTGTCAGCTTGTATTTCTACGCGCTGGAGACCGGCATGGAGCTTGCCTATCTGCCGTCTGTCGAAACGGCCAAGAACTATCCTTACACGCCGTACGACCTGTCCCGGATTGAAGCCGCCCGCCAAAGACGCGTCATCGGTACGCCGGATCAGGTGAAAGCGAAGCTGGAGAAGCTGGCCGAGGAGTATCAGACGGAAGAGCTGCTGCTTGTGTCTCCAATCTACGATCTGGAAGCCCGTCTGCGTTCCTATCAGCTTGTGGCGGAAGCTTTTGGCCTGCAGAAGGCTTAA
- a CDS encoding phosphotransferase enzyme family protein encodes MTTNVLHEIVKSYGIQQPVITYIRHSENRTYRIDGADGSYLLRIHQPVKDSMAGLQHTYEGLLVELDMLEQLAKGSSLLVQAPLRQTDGELIYVLKQGGEKLNCSILTWLEGRDLQREDTAAPEMAQKLGTQVAKLHAFFKGYNHPGLKYRPSQDLSYNERLVQTIKRGAPMGLFTNKDVLIIEETIQLVNSRIRQLGITEDTWGLIHGDLGMGNTLINDEGETSFIDFGFFGRGYYLTDIAMGTFMVPYGHRDVFLDSYYGYLGMEPYDLQLVEGFMLIAVIGFYAFELENEAYHDWMRERMPKLCKDLCRPYLAGERICYKF; translated from the coding sequence GTGACAACGAACGTTCTGCATGAGATTGTTAAAAGTTATGGGATTCAGCAGCCTGTGATTACTTATATCAGGCACAGCGAGAATCGGACCTACAGAATAGATGGGGCAGACGGAAGCTACCTGCTGCGCATTCACCAGCCCGTGAAGGACAGTATGGCCGGCCTGCAGCATACCTATGAAGGGCTACTTGTTGAACTGGACATGCTTGAGCAGCTTGCCAAAGGAAGCAGCCTGCTTGTGCAAGCCCCTTTACGTCAGACGGATGGAGAGTTGATCTACGTCCTGAAACAGGGAGGGGAGAAGCTGAACTGCTCTATACTCACCTGGCTTGAAGGCCGGGATCTACAAAGAGAGGATACGGCTGCTCCGGAGATGGCGCAGAAGCTTGGGACACAGGTGGCGAAGCTGCACGCTTTCTTTAAAGGTTACAATCACCCCGGCCTGAAGTACCGCCCCAGCCAAGACCTTTCGTATAACGAACGTCTAGTGCAAACCATCAAGCGGGGAGCTCCGATGGGTCTATTTACAAATAAGGACGTCCTCATCATTGAGGAAACGATCCAGCTAGTCAATTCAAGGATACGGCAGCTTGGGATCACCGAGGACACGTGGGGGCTCATCCACGGCGATCTGGGGATGGGGAATACGCTAATTAATGACGAAGGGGAGACCAGCTTCATTGATTTTGGATTTTTTGGTCGTGGCTACTATTTAACAGATATAGCAATGGGGACCTTTATGGTTCCTTACGGTCACAGGGATGTCTTTCTGGACAGTTATTACGGGTATTTGGGAATGGAGCCCTACGATTTGCAACTAGTAGAAGGTTTTATGCTAATTGCCGTTATCGGTTTCTATGCTTTTGAGCTGGAGAATGAGGCCTATCACGATTGGATGCGTGAGCGCATGCCTAAGCTGTGCAAGGACTTATGCAGGCCTTATCTGGCCGGGGAACGTATTTGTTATAAGTTTTAA
- a CDS encoding OsmC family protein → MRHLFQLNAVWNGGRNSEGTIETGNLKTVISIPEPMGGPGVGTNPDEMLLGAAATCYLITLAAALERSGIETESLSLNSEGTVDVTNNIFTYESIVHRPHIVLKAGTSERDVERARLIAGKAEGACMISRALAGNVGLTTEPDIEVAPAEAAL, encoded by the coding sequence ATGAGACACTTGTTTCAACTGAACGCTGTTTGGAACGGCGGCCGCAACAGCGAAGGAACCATCGAGACCGGCAATTTGAAAACGGTTATCTCCATTCCGGAGCCGATGGGCGGACCGGGAGTTGGCACAAACCCGGATGAAATGCTGCTCGGGGCTGCGGCAACCTGTTATTTGATCACGTTGGCGGCCGCGCTGGAACGATCGGGAATCGAGACGGAGAGCTTGTCCCTGAATTCTGAAGGAACCGTGGATGTGACCAACAATATTTTCACTTATGAAAGTATTGTCCATCGTCCTCATATCGTGCTTAAAGCCGGTACAAGCGAACGCGATGTAGAACGTGCCCGTTTGATCGCCGGGAAAGCCGAGGGAGCCTGCATGATCTCCCGGGCGCTGGCAGGGAATGTGGGGCTGACTACGGAGCCTGATATTGAGGTAGCTCCTGCTGAAGCGGCACTGTAA
- the eno gene encoding phosphopyruvate hydratase, translating to MTIISDVYAREVLDSRGNPTVEVEVYLESGAIGRAIVPSGASTGAHEAVELRDEDKSRYLGKGVLKAVANVNDIIAPEVIGMDALDQLGIDKMMIALDGTPNKGKLGANAILAVSMAVARAAADALDLPLYVYLGGFNAKQLPVPMMNIVNGGAHADNNVDVQEFMVLPVGAPSFKEALRMGAEIFHNLKSVLKGKGLNTAVGDEGGFAPNFTSNEDALTSIIEAIEKAGYTPGKDVFLGMDVASTEFYKDGKYHLEGEGKSFTSAEFVDLLASWVDKYPIITIEDGCSEDDWEGWKLLTEKLGSKIQLVGDDLFVTNTERLAKGIEDGIGNSILIKVNQIGTLTETFDAIEMAKRAGYTAVISHRSGESEDSTIADIAVATNAGQIKTGAPSRTDRIAKYNQLLRIEDQLGELAQYNGLTSFYNLKK from the coding sequence ATGACTATTATTTCTGACGTATACGCACGCGAAGTCCTTGACTCCCGCGGCAACCCGACTGTTGAAGTTGAAGTTTATCTGGAATCCGGCGCTATCGGCCGCGCTATCGTACCATCCGGTGCTTCCACCGGTGCTCACGAAGCTGTTGAGCTTCGCGACGAAGACAAATCCCGTTACCTGGGCAAAGGCGTTCTGAAAGCCGTAGCTAACGTTAACGACATCATCGCTCCTGAAGTAATCGGCATGGACGCTCTGGACCAATTGGGCATCGACAAAATGATGATCGCTTTGGACGGAACACCTAACAAAGGCAAACTGGGTGCTAACGCCATCCTGGCTGTATCCATGGCTGTAGCCCGCGCTGCTGCAGACGCTTTGGACCTGCCTTTGTACGTTTACCTCGGCGGATTCAACGCTAAGCAGTTGCCAGTACCTATGATGAACATCGTTAACGGCGGCGCACATGCCGACAACAACGTTGACGTGCAAGAATTCATGGTACTCCCTGTAGGCGCACCAAGCTTCAAAGAAGCGCTTCGTATGGGCGCTGAAATCTTCCACAACCTGAAATCCGTATTGAAAGGCAAAGGCCTGAATACAGCAGTTGGCGACGAAGGCGGGTTTGCTCCTAACTTCACTTCCAACGAAGACGCTTTGACTTCGATCATCGAAGCGATTGAGAAAGCCGGCTACACACCAGGCAAAGACGTATTCCTGGGTATGGACGTTGCTTCCACGGAGTTCTACAAAGACGGCAAATACCACCTGGAAGGCGAAGGCAAATCCTTCACTTCTGCTGAGTTCGTTGACCTGCTCGCTTCTTGGGTAGACAAATACCCAATCATCACCATCGAAGACGGCTGCTCCGAAGACGACTGGGAAGGCTGGAAGCTGTTGACTGAGAAATTGGGCAGCAAAATCCAATTGGTTGGTGACGACCTGTTCGTAACAAACACTGAGCGTCTGGCTAAAGGTATCGAAGACGGTATCGGTAACTCCATCCTGATCAAAGTAAACCAAATCGGTACTTTGACTGAAACTTTCGACGCTATTGAAATGGCTAAACGCGCTGGTTACACAGCTGTTATCTCCCACCGTTCCGGTGAGTCCGAAGACAGCACAATCGCCGACATCGCGGTTGCAACAAACGCTGGCCAAATCAAAACAGGTGCTCCTTCCCGTACAGACCGTATCGCAAAATACAACCAATTGCTTCGCATCGAAGACCAATTGGGCGAACTTGCTCAATACAACGGCTTGACATCTTTCTACAACCTGAAGAAATAA
- the gpmI gene encoding 2,3-bisphosphoglycerate-independent phosphoglycerate mutase, translating into MAGNTVPRPVALIIMDGFGLRNTVEGNAVAQAKKPNYDRYLKEYPNTTLTACGEAVGLPEGQMGNSEVGHLNIGAGRIVYQDLTRISKSIREGEFFENQTLVEAVRFAKKNGKKLHLYGLLSDGGVHAHIDHLFAMLELAKKEDMQEVYIHAFLDGRDVAPDSGEGYLSQLIKKIEEIGIGKIATLSGRYYSMDRDKRWDRVEKSYRAIVYGEGPHYVDPLQAVKDSYSNGVFDEFMVPTVIVDGQGEPVGSVESGDSVVFLNFRPDRAIQLSQVFTNLDFRGFDRGPKFPEGLHFVCLTLFSETVGGYVAYEPKNLDNTLGEVLVQHNKKQLRIAETEKYPHVTFFFSGGRDVELPGETRILINSPKVATYDLQPEMSAYEVAAAAVKEIEEENFDTIILNFANPDMVGHSGMLEPTIKAVEVTDECVGKVVDAVVSKGGVAIIIADHGNADMVFDENGRPFTAHTTNPVPFIVTSHDVVLREHGILADVAPTILDLMQLPLPAEMTGQSMIASRK; encoded by the coding sequence ATGGCTGGAAATACTGTACCTAGACCCGTAGCTCTGATCATCATGGACGGTTTCGGTCTTCGCAATACGGTAGAAGGCAACGCGGTTGCCCAAGCCAAGAAACCGAACTATGACCGTTACCTGAAAGAATATCCCAATACCACTTTGACCGCCTGCGGCGAAGCGGTAGGTTTGCCTGAAGGCCAAATGGGCAACTCTGAGGTTGGCCACTTGAACATTGGCGCAGGCCGGATCGTTTATCAGGATTTGACCCGGATTTCGAAATCGATTCGCGAAGGCGAATTTTTCGAGAATCAAACCTTGGTTGAAGCGGTTCGCTTTGCCAAGAAAAACGGCAAAAAATTGCACCTGTACGGGCTTTTGTCCGACGGTGGCGTGCATGCGCACATCGACCATTTGTTTGCGATGCTGGAGCTGGCCAAGAAAGAAGATATGCAAGAAGTGTATATCCATGCTTTCCTTGACGGCCGCGACGTAGCACCGGACAGTGGTGAAGGTTACCTGAGCCAGCTGATCAAGAAGATCGAAGAGATCGGCATCGGCAAAATTGCAACGCTTTCCGGTCGTTACTACTCCATGGACCGCGACAAACGTTGGGACCGCGTAGAGAAATCCTACCGTGCGATCGTTTACGGTGAAGGCCCTCATTATGTGGACCCTCTCCAAGCTGTTAAAGATTCTTACAGCAATGGTGTATTTGACGAGTTCATGGTGCCGACTGTAATTGTGGACGGTCAAGGAGAGCCGGTCGGTTCCGTTGAATCCGGCGATTCCGTTGTGTTCCTGAACTTCCGTCCAGACCGTGCAATCCAGCTGTCTCAAGTGTTCACCAACCTGGATTTCCGCGGTTTTGACCGTGGGCCGAAATTCCCTGAAGGCCTGCATTTCGTATGCTTGACCCTGTTCAGTGAAACGGTTGGCGGATACGTGGCGTACGAGCCTAAGAACCTGGACAATACGCTGGGCGAAGTGCTTGTGCAGCACAACAAGAAACAGCTTCGCATTGCGGAGACTGAAAAATACCCTCACGTAACGTTCTTCTTCAGCGGCGGACGCGATGTAGAGCTTCCGGGCGAAACCCGTATCCTCATCAACTCGCCGAAGGTTGCCACTTACGACCTGCAGCCTGAAATGAGCGCTTACGAAGTAGCGGCCGCAGCCGTGAAAGAGATCGAAGAAGAAAACTTCGATACGATCATCCTGAACTTCGCCAACCCGGACATGGTTGGACACTCCGGCATGCTGGAGCCAACGATCAAGGCGGTTGAAGTAACGGACGAATGTGTAGGGAAAGTGGTTGACGCGGTTGTTTCCAAAGGCGGCGTAGCGATCATCATCGCCGATCACGGCAACGCGGACATGGTATTTGACGAGAACGGCCGTCCTTTCACGGCTCATACGACGAACCCTGTTCCGTTTATCGTAACTTCCCATGACGTCGTTCTGCGCGAGCATGGCATTCTGGCCGACGTTGCGCCAACGATTCTGGATCTGATGCAGCTGCCTCTGCCTGCCGAAATGACAGGACAATCCATGATCGCTAGCCGCAAATAA